A window of Hyperolius riggenbachi isolate aHypRig1 chromosome 1, aHypRig1.pri, whole genome shotgun sequence contains these coding sequences:
- the LOC137547765 gene encoding C-X-C motif chemokine 10-like — MDSKCTTILCVLLISVPLIQGFAVLRGKRCSCTKISPHLNVMAIAKLEVFPRSSSCENIEHIVTLKSTGEIKCVNPNLTQVKALLSGKNRFLQHIPVIRH; from the exons ATGGACAGCAAATGCACCACcatcctctgtgtcctcctgatcTCTGTTCCTCTCATACAAG GGTTTGCAGTCCTTCGAGGGAAGCGCTGTTCCTGCACCAAAATATCTCCTCATCTTAATGTCATGGCGATAGCAAAACTGGAGGTTTTCCCAAGAAGTTCCTCATGTGAAAACATCGAGCACAT TGTGACACTGAAAAGCACCGGTGAAATCAAATGTGTCAATCCTAACCTAACACAAGTAAAGGCTCTCCTTAGTGGAAAAAATCG ATTCCTCCAGCACATTCCAGTAatcagacattaa